Proteins from a single region of Abyssalbus ytuae:
- a CDS encoding serine hydrolase domain-containing protein: MKKLSYIFMLIIFIACKNQTENNLEVQNPKSVYDQTDAYVTQMMDSLGIIGLNYTILLNNKVVHQNTFGYANLDLQVPMKPDNLFPVASISKLFSSTALNKLLKIKNRSVDETVGEILPERTDLPSTWRKLTIKQLLSHTSGMPDQIDYQIFLNPENDEAVIEALKNKLFVFEPNDSTRYCATGFLLVRLIFEKLSGQPFDTYMQENYFDKFNLKSAEYGGFKKTIPNRVTSYRNVDGQLELFPLGYSPSMYAAAGLNINMADLTKWIQAVLNEQIMNKKELSVIWDPVILNNGEPGFFGLGWETYELKNNIWMTGHGGAGISSIRHYWKVDSDNTVTVILLTNGARNWSKTPDDINMTIANYFMQGITD, from the coding sequence ATGAAAAAACTGTCTTATATATTTATGCTCATAATCTTTATAGCATGTAAAAACCAAACTGAGAACAATCTCGAAGTACAAAACCCAAAGTCGGTTTATGACCAAACAGATGCCTATGTGACCCAAATGATGGATAGCCTTGGTATTATAGGGCTTAATTACACCATTTTATTGAACAATAAAGTGGTTCATCAAAATACATTTGGATATGCCAATTTAGATTTACAAGTTCCAATGAAACCTGACAATCTTTTTCCAGTAGCATCAATTTCAAAACTGTTTAGTTCGACTGCTTTAAATAAACTTTTGAAAATAAAAAACAGAAGCGTTGATGAAACCGTAGGGGAGATTCTTCCAGAAAGAACTGATTTACCATCAACATGGAGAAAGTTAACAATAAAACAATTGTTATCTCATACTTCGGGTATGCCAGATCAAATTGATTATCAAATTTTTCTGAATCCTGAAAATGATGAAGCTGTTATTGAAGCACTAAAAAATAAACTTTTTGTGTTTGAACCAAACGATTCTACCAGATATTGTGCAACTGGCTTTTTACTTGTTCGTCTGATTTTTGAAAAGCTTTCAGGACAACCTTTTGACACCTATATGCAAGAGAATTATTTTGACAAGTTTAATCTTAAAAGTGCTGAATATGGCGGATTCAAAAAAACCATTCCCAACAGAGTTACAAGCTACAGAAATGTAGATGGACAATTAGAGTTATTTCCATTGGGTTATTCTCCAAGTATGTATGCAGCCGCAGGACTTAATATCAATATGGCAGATTTAACAAAATGGATTCAAGCTGTTTTAAACGAACAAATAATGAATAAAAAAGAATTATCTGTTATCTGGGATCCTGTGATTTTAAACAATGGTGAACCTGGCTTTTTTGGGTTGGGATGGGAAACTTATGAATTGAAAAATAATATTTGGATGACAGGGCATGGTGGTGCAGGAATATCTTCAATAAGACATTACTGGAAAGTTGATTCTGACAATACCGTAACAGTCATTTTATTAACAAATGGCGCTAGAAACTGGTCGAAGACACCAGATGATATCAATATGACCATTGCCAATTACTTTATGCAAGGAATTACAGATTGA
- a CDS encoding AraC family transcriptional regulator — translation MQETKGLLNDIKQHHKLTIKVSSNANNVLPASVLRKLLKPHRTAYYFFIFVNSGTSTHKIDLQNTTVSDGQLLFVLPNQIHTPPPKKDDLEYFKLSFDQNCLALLPQQFPFLINPFNRQTITFSNTAKQRVKAVFEILDQLLHSNKKQKDTAIILAHLNTLLTEFNNAYFKHIGQSSKSNPKLSKYIEFKLMVETHLTRQPSINTIAGKLALTTSNLYGIVKEFSGVSPKEFITTRLMLEAQRKLHYSNLSVKELAYELGFNDPDYFSRLFKKSTGKSVSKYLSDLQDLSGN, via the coding sequence ATGCAGGAAACAAAAGGATTACTTAACGATATAAAACAGCACCATAAACTAACAATAAAAGTCAGTTCAAATGCAAATAATGTTTTACCTGCCTCCGTTTTAAGAAAATTATTGAAACCACACCGGACAGCGTATTATTTTTTCATATTTGTGAACAGCGGGACATCCACCCACAAAATTGACTTGCAAAATACTACCGTTTCGGACGGACAATTGCTTTTTGTGTTACCCAACCAAATTCATACACCACCCCCAAAAAAGGACGATCTTGAATATTTTAAATTAAGCTTTGACCAAAATTGCCTGGCATTGCTTCCGCAGCAGTTTCCTTTTTTAATCAACCCCTTTAACCGGCAAACCATAACGTTCAGCAACACTGCAAAACAAAGAGTAAAAGCAGTTTTTGAAATCCTGGATCAACTTTTACATTCCAACAAAAAACAAAAAGACACGGCAATTATTTTGGCACATCTAAATACCCTTTTAACGGAGTTCAACAATGCGTATTTTAAACACATAGGCCAAAGCAGTAAGTCAAATCCAAAACTCTCAAAATACATTGAGTTCAAACTCATGGTTGAAACACACTTGACCCGGCAACCTTCTATCAACACCATTGCCGGCAAATTAGCCCTAACCACAAGTAATTTATACGGTATTGTAAAAGAGTTTTCAGGGGTTTCTCCAAAAGAATTTATTACCACTCGCTTAATGCTTGAAGCACAACGCAAATTACATTATTCCAACCTTTCCGTAAAAGAATTGGCCTACGAATTAGGCTTTAACGACCCTGATTATTTTTCACGGCTCTTCAAAAAAAGTACGGGAAAAAGTGTGAGCAAGTATTTATCCGACTTACAAGATTTGTCGGGTAATTAA
- a CDS encoding SDR family oxidoreductase, with protein sequence MNSKNHEHPKVNIKNVSKSVFITGANKGIGFETAKQLARLGYFVYIGSRDKNKGTEAVKKLKALGLLNVACIQIDVTDLNSIKSARQELETKTQHLDILINNAGIRGNIPQPASQVPVETIRNTFETNFFGVVQTTQQFIDLLKKAKKPIIVNVTSDLASLTNHSDPAWKFYPFKSSAYSPSKTALNAYTVMLAHELKDSNFKVNCVNPGHTATDFNNYRGEKTVEQGAGVIVKYTTLDNTETGKFYSEEGETPW encoded by the coding sequence ATGAATTCGAAAAATCACGAACACCCAAAAGTCAATATTAAAAACGTGAGTAAATCAGTATTTATAACAGGAGCCAACAAGGGAATTGGTTTTGAAACCGCCAAACAATTAGCCCGGCTCGGGTATTTTGTTTATATAGGCAGCCGGGACAAAAACAAAGGAACGGAAGCAGTTAAAAAATTAAAAGCATTGGGGTTACTAAATGTAGCTTGCATTCAAATTGATGTTACAGACCTCAATTCAATAAAATCGGCAAGACAGGAATTAGAAACCAAAACGCAACACTTAGACATTTTAATAAACAACGCAGGTATACGGGGCAATATTCCGCAACCTGCATCACAAGTGCCTGTTGAAACCATACGAAACACTTTTGAAACCAACTTCTTTGGTGTGGTTCAAACCACACAACAGTTTATAGATTTACTTAAAAAAGCAAAAAAACCAATAATTGTTAACGTAACAAGCGACCTGGCTTCACTGACAAACCATAGTGACCCGGCCTGGAAATTTTATCCGTTCAAATCTTCGGCTTACAGTCCGTCAAAAACTGCATTAAATGCTTATACGGTTATGCTGGCTCACGAGTTAAAAGATTCTAACTTCAAAGTAAATTGTGTAAACCCCGGACATACGGCAACCGACTTCAACAATTATCGTGGTGAAAAAACCGTTGAACAAGGTGCAGGCGTAATTGTAAAATATACAACACTTGACAATACAGAAACAGGAAAATTTTATAGCGAAGAAGGCGAAACCCCCTGGTAA